The following proteins are encoded in a genomic region of Xenopus laevis strain J_2021 chromosome 3L, Xenopus_laevis_v10.1, whole genome shotgun sequence:
- the tia1.L gene encoding TIA1 cytotoxic granule-associated RNA binding protein L homeolog isoform X2, producing the protein MIMDTAGNDPYCFVEFFEHRHAAASLAAINGRKIMGKEVKVNWATTPSSQKKDANSSSVVSTLRSQDHFHVFVGDLSPEITTDDIKAAFAPFGRISDARVVKDMTTGKSKGYGFVSFFNKWDAENAIAQMGGQWLGGRQIRTNWATRKPPAPKSTYESNAKQLTYEEVVNQSSPSNCTVYCGGVTSGLTEQLMRQTFSPFGQIMEVRVFPDKGYSFVRFSSHESAAHAIVSVNGTTIEGHVVKCYWGKETPDMLNPVQQVSEPSQISFPPPYGQWGQWYGGAQQISQYVPNGWQMPAYGVYGQAWNQQGYSQTPSSAATWVGPNYGVQPQPGQNGTLITNQTGYRMAGYQTQ; encoded by the exons ATGATCATGGAT ACCGCTGGAAATGATCCCTACTGCTTTGTGGAGTTCTTTGAGCACAGACATGCAGCTGCATCATTAGCAGCTATCAATGGTCGAAAGATAATGGGCAAG GAAGTAAAGGTCAACTGGGCCACTACACCAAGCAGCCAGAAAAAAGATGCAAATA GTAGTTCCGTTGTCAGCACACTGCGTTCTCAAG ATCATTTCCATGTCTTTGTTGGTGACCTGAGCCCAGAAATCACAACTGATGatataaaagcagcatttgcaccATTTGGGAGAATATC agatGCCCGTGTGGTTAAAGATATGACAACTGGAAAATCTAAGGGGTACGGATTTGTGTCCTTCTTTAATAAATGG GATGCCGAAAATGCCATTGCACAAATGGGAGGACAGTGGCTTGGTGGCCGACAGATTAGAACTAACTGGGCCACAAGAAAACCTCCAGCGCCAAAGAGCACCTATGAAT CCAACGCAAAGCAGTTGACCTATGAGGAAGTTGTCAACCAGTCAAGTCCCAGCAATTGTACTGTGTACTGTGGTGGTGTCACAAGTGGGCTAACAG AACAACTCATGCGGCAAACCTTTTCACCTTTTGGTCAAATAATGGAAGTCAGAGTCTTTCCAGATAAAGGCTACTCCTTTGTACG GTTTAGTTCCCACGAAAGTGCAGCTCATGCTATCGTCAGTGTCAATGGAACTACTATTGAGGGGCATGTGGTGAAGTGTTACTGGGGAAAGGAGACTCCAGATATGCTGAATCCTGTTCAGCAGGTAAGTGAG CCAAGCCAAATTAGCTTTCCCCCACCATATGGGCAGTGGGGTCAGTGGTATGGCGGGGCTCAACAAATAAGCCAGTATGTGCCCAATGGATGGCAAATGCCAGCATATGGGGTCTATGGACAGGCATGGAATCAGCAAGGATATAG TCAAACTCCATCATCTGCC
- the tia1.L gene encoding TIA1 cytotoxic granule-associated RNA binding protein L homeolog isoform X3 produces the protein MEEELPRTLYVGNLSRDVTEPLILQVFSQLGPCKSCKMIMDTAGNDPYCFVEFFEHRHAAASLAAINGRKIMGKEVKVNWATTPSSQKKDANSSSVVSTLRSQDHFHVFVGDLSPEITTDDIKAAFAPFGRISDARVVKDMTTGKSKGYGFVSFFNKWDAENAIAQMGGQWLGGRQIRTNWATRKPPAPKSTYESNAKQLTYEEVVNQSSPSNCTVYCGGVTSGLTEQLMRQTFSPFGQIMEVRVFPDKGYSFVRFSSHESAAHAIVSVNGTTIEGHVVKCYWGKETPDMLNPVQQVSEPSQISFPPPYGQWGQWYGGAQQISQYVPNGWQMPAYGVYGQAWNQQGYR, from the exons ATGGAGGAAGAATTACCCAGAACGCT GTATGTGGGAAATCTCTCTAGGGATGTGACAGAACCCTTGATTCTTCAGGTGTTCAGCCAACTTGGTCCATGCAAAAGCTGCAAAATGATCATGGAT ACCGCTGGAAATGATCCCTACTGCTTTGTGGAGTTCTTTGAGCACAGACATGCAGCTGCATCATTAGCAGCTATCAATGGTCGAAAGATAATGGGCAAG GAAGTAAAGGTCAACTGGGCCACTACACCAAGCAGCCAGAAAAAAGATGCAAATA GTAGTTCCGTTGTCAGCACACTGCGTTCTCAAG ATCATTTCCATGTCTTTGTTGGTGACCTGAGCCCAGAAATCACAACTGATGatataaaagcagcatttgcaccATTTGGGAGAATATC agatGCCCGTGTGGTTAAAGATATGACAACTGGAAAATCTAAGGGGTACGGATTTGTGTCCTTCTTTAATAAATGG GATGCCGAAAATGCCATTGCACAAATGGGAGGACAGTGGCTTGGTGGCCGACAGATTAGAACTAACTGGGCCACAAGAAAACCTCCAGCGCCAAAGAGCACCTATGAAT CCAACGCAAAGCAGTTGACCTATGAGGAAGTTGTCAACCAGTCAAGTCCCAGCAATTGTACTGTGTACTGTGGTGGTGTCACAAGTGGGCTAACAG AACAACTCATGCGGCAAACCTTTTCACCTTTTGGTCAAATAATGGAAGTCAGAGTCTTTCCAGATAAAGGCTACTCCTTTGTACG GTTTAGTTCCCACGAAAGTGCAGCTCATGCTATCGTCAGTGTCAATGGAACTACTATTGAGGGGCATGTGGTGAAGTGTTACTGGGGAAAGGAGACTCCAGATATGCTGAATCCTGTTCAGCAGGTAAGTGAG CCAAGCCAAATTAGCTTTCCCCCACCATATGGGCAGTGGGGTCAGTGGTATGGCGGGGCTCAACAAATAAGCCAGTATGTGCCCAATGGATGGCAAATGCCAGCATATGGGGTCTATGGACAGGCATGGAATCAGCAAGGATATAGGTGa
- the tia1.L gene encoding TIA1 cytotoxic granule-associated RNA binding protein L homeolog isoform X1, whose product MEEELPRTLYVGNLSRDVTEPLILQVFSQLGPCKSCKMIMDTAGNDPYCFVEFFEHRHAAASLAAINGRKIMGKEVKVNWATTPSSQKKDANSSSVVSTLRSQDHFHVFVGDLSPEITTDDIKAAFAPFGRISDARVVKDMTTGKSKGYGFVSFFNKWDAENAIAQMGGQWLGGRQIRTNWATRKPPAPKSTYESNAKQLTYEEVVNQSSPSNCTVYCGGVTSGLTEQLMRQTFSPFGQIMEVRVFPDKGYSFVRFSSHESAAHAIVSVNGTTIEGHVVKCYWGKETPDMLNPVQQPSQISFPPPYGQWGQWYGGAQQISQYVPNGWQMPAYGVYGQAWNQQGYSQTPSSAATWVGPNYGVQPQPGQNGTLITNQTGYRMAGYQTQ is encoded by the exons ATGGAGGAAGAATTACCCAGAACGCT GTATGTGGGAAATCTCTCTAGGGATGTGACAGAACCCTTGATTCTTCAGGTGTTCAGCCAACTTGGTCCATGCAAAAGCTGCAAAATGATCATGGAT ACCGCTGGAAATGATCCCTACTGCTTTGTGGAGTTCTTTGAGCACAGACATGCAGCTGCATCATTAGCAGCTATCAATGGTCGAAAGATAATGGGCAAG GAAGTAAAGGTCAACTGGGCCACTACACCAAGCAGCCAGAAAAAAGATGCAAATA GTAGTTCCGTTGTCAGCACACTGCGTTCTCAAG ATCATTTCCATGTCTTTGTTGGTGACCTGAGCCCAGAAATCACAACTGATGatataaaagcagcatttgcaccATTTGGGAGAATATC agatGCCCGTGTGGTTAAAGATATGACAACTGGAAAATCTAAGGGGTACGGATTTGTGTCCTTCTTTAATAAATGG GATGCCGAAAATGCCATTGCACAAATGGGAGGACAGTGGCTTGGTGGCCGACAGATTAGAACTAACTGGGCCACAAGAAAACCTCCAGCGCCAAAGAGCACCTATGAAT CCAACGCAAAGCAGTTGACCTATGAGGAAGTTGTCAACCAGTCAAGTCCCAGCAATTGTACTGTGTACTGTGGTGGTGTCACAAGTGGGCTAACAG AACAACTCATGCGGCAAACCTTTTCACCTTTTGGTCAAATAATGGAAGTCAGAGTCTTTCCAGATAAAGGCTACTCCTTTGTACG GTTTAGTTCCCACGAAAGTGCAGCTCATGCTATCGTCAGTGTCAATGGAACTACTATTGAGGGGCATGTGGTGAAGTGTTACTGGGGAAAGGAGACTCCAGATATGCTGAATCCTGTTCAGCAG CCAAGCCAAATTAGCTTTCCCCCACCATATGGGCAGTGGGGTCAGTGGTATGGCGGGGCTCAACAAATAAGCCAGTATGTGCCCAATGGATGGCAAATGCCAGCATATGGGGTCTATGGACAGGCATGGAATCAGCAAGGATATAG TCAAACTCCATCATCTGCC
- the tia1.L gene encoding TIA1 cytotoxic granule-associated RNA binding protein L homeolog — MEEELPRTLYVGNLSRDVTEPLILQVFSQLGPCKSCKMIMDTAGNDPYCFVEFFEHRHAAASLAAINGRKIMGKEVKVNWATTPSSQKKDANSSSVVSTLRSQDHFHVFVGDLSPEITTDDIKAAFAPFGRISDARVVKDMTTGKSKGYGFVSFFNKWDAENAIAQMGGQWLGGRQIRTNWATRKPPAPKSTYESNAKQLTYEEVVNQSSPSNCTVYCGGVTSGLTEQLMRQTFSPFGQIMEVRVFPDKGYSFVRFSSHESAAHAIVSVNGTTIEGHVVKCYWGKETPDMLNPVQQVSEPSQISFPPPYGQWGQWYGGAQQISQYVPNGWQMPAYGVYGQAWNQQGYSQTPSSAATWVGPNYGVQPQPGQNGTLITNQTGYRMAGYQTQ, encoded by the exons ATGGAGGAAGAATTACCCAGAACGCT GTATGTGGGAAATCTCTCTAGGGATGTGACAGAACCCTTGATTCTTCAGGTGTTCAGCCAACTTGGTCCATGCAAAAGCTGCAAAATGATCATGGAT ACCGCTGGAAATGATCCCTACTGCTTTGTGGAGTTCTTTGAGCACAGACATGCAGCTGCATCATTAGCAGCTATCAATGGTCGAAAGATAATGGGCAAG GAAGTAAAGGTCAACTGGGCCACTACACCAAGCAGCCAGAAAAAAGATGCAAATA GTAGTTCCGTTGTCAGCACACTGCGTTCTCAAG ATCATTTCCATGTCTTTGTTGGTGACCTGAGCCCAGAAATCACAACTGATGatataaaagcagcatttgcaccATTTGGGAGAATATC agatGCCCGTGTGGTTAAAGATATGACAACTGGAAAATCTAAGGGGTACGGATTTGTGTCCTTCTTTAATAAATGG GATGCCGAAAATGCCATTGCACAAATGGGAGGACAGTGGCTTGGTGGCCGACAGATTAGAACTAACTGGGCCACAAGAAAACCTCCAGCGCCAAAGAGCACCTATGAAT CCAACGCAAAGCAGTTGACCTATGAGGAAGTTGTCAACCAGTCAAGTCCCAGCAATTGTACTGTGTACTGTGGTGGTGTCACAAGTGGGCTAACAG AACAACTCATGCGGCAAACCTTTTCACCTTTTGGTCAAATAATGGAAGTCAGAGTCTTTCCAGATAAAGGCTACTCCTTTGTACG GTTTAGTTCCCACGAAAGTGCAGCTCATGCTATCGTCAGTGTCAATGGAACTACTATTGAGGGGCATGTGGTGAAGTGTTACTGGGGAAAGGAGACTCCAGATATGCTGAATCCTGTTCAGCAGGTAAGTGAG CCAAGCCAAATTAGCTTTCCCCCACCATATGGGCAGTGGGGTCAGTGGTATGGCGGGGCTCAACAAATAAGCCAGTATGTGCCCAATGGATGGCAAATGCCAGCATATGGGGTCTATGGACAGGCATGGAATCAGCAAGGATATAG TCAAACTCCATCATCTGCC